A window of Lepidochelys kempii isolate rLepKem1 chromosome 1, rLepKem1.hap2, whole genome shotgun sequence contains these coding sequences:
- the APOLD1 gene encoding apolipoprotein L domain-containing protein 1, producing MERSAITFPTALDPTRHFQMLLLNQRSRLHGQIRKLREIARNINKLRRRSLIANITGSSLSAVGAITAIVGLSLSPATLGASLLASAVGLGVASAGGAVNVTSDLSLVLSNSRELRRVQEIAVNCQNQMREILSCLEFLHRGQGPMDPLLLQSEKNASISLYNSLCFMVFYGSRNFLVPEYTREVTKVSQAVLKAKIQKLAENLESCIRAMDEVCELLESRVELSSNTRNPSSSARITVKPQGTSS from the coding sequence ATGGAGAGAAGTGCTATAACCTTTCCTACAGCACTGGACCCTACACGCCACTTCCAAATGCTGCTGCTGAATCAGAGAAGCAGACTGCATGGCCAGATCAGGAAGCTTCGCGAGATTGCACGTAACATCAACAAGCTGCGCAGGCGATCCCTGATTGCAAACATCACCGGGAGTTCCCTGAGTGCAGTAGGAGCAATCACAGCCATCGTGGGGCTCTCCTTGAGCCCTGCCACTTTAGGAGCATCTCTCCTGGCTTCTGCTGTGGGGCTGGGCGTAGCCTCTGCCGGTGGGGCTGTCAATGTCACTTCCGATCTCTCCTTAGTACTCTCTAACTCCAGGGAACTGAGAAGGGTGCAGGAGATCGCAGTGAACTGTCAGAACCAGATGAGGGAAATCCTGAGCTGCCTAGAATTCCTCCACCGTGGACAGGGCCCAATGGACCCCCTCTTGCTCCAGTCAGAGAAAAACGCTTCCATCTCGCTGTACAATTCCCTCTGCTTCATGGTATTCTACGGTTCGCGCAACTTTCTTGTGCCAGAGTACACGAGGGAGGTCACAAAGGTGAGCCAAGCTGTGCTAAAGGCAAAAATCCAGAAACTGGCTGAAAACCTTGAGTCCTGCATCAGAGCAATGGACGAAGTTTGTGAACTCTTAGAATCCAGAGTAGAACTTTCCTCCAACACAAGAAATCCCAGCTCAAGTGCCAGGATCACTGTCAAACCTCAGGGAACATCCAGCTGA